The Eulemur rufifrons isolate Redbay chromosome 21, OSU_ERuf_1, whole genome shotgun sequence genomic interval TATCATAGTGATTAGAGGCATATTAAAATGATGAATGTGAACAGGACACTTAAGAAAAAACAAGGTGATTCATCCTCACACTGTTTTtggataatttgattttttaaaaatgtgatcttctatctttttgttttgtaaggTGATCTCAAAGGACCTTTCTAGCTGCATTTATTTATCactagagacaggatcttactgtgttgcccagcttggtctcaaattcctggctgctagcgaccctcccacctcagcctcccaaagtgctgagattacaggcatgagccactatacctggcctctatcttttttttaaaaagtattttttttcccttggttaaGGTAACTTGATGTACAACTCAGAATGCATAGTCCTTGTAATCTCTCCTGCACCAAGATAATCACTGTTAACAGTTTGGTGTATGTGCTCCCAGTTTTTCCTGTAGTACATACAATTAAATAAACAAGAATGGGATCATACTACAATACTGCCTCAACTTTTTTTACTCAATGATGTATCCTAAGAAATCTTTCTGTGACGGGACAGATAAGatcattgtttttaatatctggatcatatttaattttgtggctgtattataatttatttaattcctcATTGAGAGATGGCAGAATTATtttcaggggtgtgtgtgcgtgcatgcgtgTGCGTTTTTCCAGCATTCAACAATGATTGAAGTTGAGTCGCTGGatcaaaaagaatgaacatttaaaaattggataaCTATTATTAAATTGCCTTCTCTAAAAAATTGTACTTTGTAATAATCTTTTTTAATGTCAGCATTACATTTTGATTAAGCTGTATTTTTAAATCCGTTAAACTATACTTCACGTATAATTTATTCTAAATCCTTTGGAAattgttttctcatatataataaaaaccagAACAGGACAAAATACCTACTATTTTAAAGACTCCGGAAGCCAGGTGCCCAGCTCCTATGGCCTGTGCGCCCCCTGTTGGCACTGAATGAAACAGGCCCCAGAGTATGTTGGTTTTCCATccacaattttttcaaaaaacatatttgttaaaaacaaaccTTTAATCTTGAAATGAATCACTgaggatttctttccttctttctttttgatatctCTGAGTCTGTAGCAGAAGTTCCAACATGGCCGGGTGtaatggctcatgcttgtaatcctagcattagGGAGACCGAGGTAGggggatcgcttgaactcaggagttccagacccatgtctctaccaaaaataaaaaaaaaattatccaggcatggtggcacctgcccgtagtcccagctactcaggaggctgaggcaggaggatcacttgagcccaggagtctgaggttgcagtgagctatcatgatgccacactgcactctagctgtagcaacagagagagactgtgtctcaaacaaacaacaacaacaacaaaaaagttccAGTCCAAACACTCAAAACCTGAAAGAGAAAAACCTCAGCTGGAGCaaggaatggtggcacatgcctgtagtcccagctactcaggaggctgaggcaggaggccatttgaggccaggggttcaaggctaTAACCAGGCCtttgagtagccactgcactccagcctgggtaacatggcGAGACTCGgtctttaaaaattgtaaaacaaacCCACAAACGATCCAACGACAGCTCTCTTTTGGCTTCAAGATGGCTGCTTCTCTTTCTACGTCCTTTAGCACTATCTGAGACTTCCAGGATGCTATCTTAGTCATCACAGGACCTGCCGCACAGGGTTTAACTGTTATCTATGGAGTAAGACTTTACACATCCATCCTTTTGAGTATGTGAACTGTTTGTACTCGTATTAATTAGTCCATAACACACGTCTTCAGTGAACAGATGCTCAAGAGCATTTAACTCACACATTAAAATTACTCTGCCCATAAAACCAAAGTGGAAATACTTTGGTCACTCAAGTAACACTGTAAAGCTccagttttaataaaaatttaaactagtTTTGCTCCTATATAGTCTTCTCTTTGTCCTTAATAACACAACACAAATAATGAAGGTGGCAGCCACATGCCCAGTTAAAATGTCCCCTTTTCCAGACTCCCTTCTAGCTAGAGGCCTATGAGACACAAGAACAAGTCTCTGGGTAGGATTTCTGGGCAGGGTCATTTTCAGGCAGTACTCAGCCGCTACCCCCTTCAGCCTCTTgctttcccccttttcttcctgCCACACCTACAGATATAGGAGCCATCTTGACACCATGAGGGTGACAGCCACATGCAAAGCAGGGtgcagaggaaaagaggaagagccGGGGAAAAGAGGAAGTGACATCCTTAAGTGGCTCCATTCTGAGGCTACTTCTAGATcgaaaaacaaaaccaccaaggCACTATTTTTGTACTTGTGACCAAATATAATCCCAACATAGATACTAAAACAATTGCCTCTTAAAAGCCGAACACCTAAATGTCCAACATAGATGGCACTGCAATAACTTTATGTCCAAAGGGCTCAAGGCACTTCCTGAAATATTAATTTACTACTTTAATATACTAGTAAATATGTGGTCCCATAAGTTTTTGGAAGAACTCCCATAATAGCTACTTCCATGAGCCAAATAATGAAAacgttttattattttatttaaaaaaattttttagagacagggtctctctctgtcatccaggctggagtgcagtggtgcaatcagagctcactgtaacctggaacttctgggttcaaacaatcctctttTCTTAGCCTtccgtgtagctgggactgcagacacatgccaccatccctggctatttttttctgttttttaagagactgggGTCTcttatgttgccctggctggtcttgaacccctggcctcaagtgatcccacctcagccttccgagttgttggaattacaggtgtgggccactgtgcTGGGCATCAACTGACAGACGAGGAAGCCAAGACAATTAGATGgggaaaagaacagtctttttGACAAATGACTCTGGGACAAGTGGATAGCCACAGGCAAAAGAACGAAACTGGATCCTTACCTCATttcctatataaaaattaactcagaatgggTCAAAGACCTAAAGGTAAGAGCTAAAAGGATAAACACTTAGGAAAAAACATAGGCATAATTtgacactttatttatttattttttttgagacagagtctcactctgttgcccaggctagagtgagtgccgtggcgtcagcctagctcacagcaacctcaaactcctgagctcaagcgatcctcctgtctcagcctcccgagtagctgggactacaggcatgcaccaccatgcccagctaattttttctatatatatttttagctgtccatataatttctttctatttttagtagagatggggtctcgctcttgctcaggctggtctcgaactcctgagctcaaacgatccgcccacctcggcctcccagagtgctaggatcacaggcgtgagccaccgcgcccggcccaatttgacactttggattaggcaatggtttcttagatttgacaccaaaagcacaagcaaccaaagaaaaaatagacaaacgggacttcaccaaaattaaaaacctttgtgcttagaaggacaccatcaagaaattgaaaaaacaacccaaagaatgagagagaatTTCTGCAAATCATCCTTCTGAGAAGGGTTACTGGTATTCAGAACGTATAAAGAACTATAATTcagcaacaaaaagacaaataagccaagtgaaaaatgggcaagggatctgaatgaacatttatttctccaaagaagatggcCAACATCCACATGAAAAGGTGcccagcatcattagtcattagaggaacacaaatcaaaaccacaaggagactCCACTTCATAccacagcaaaaaacaaatagcaagtgtgggtgaggatgtggggaaattagAACTGCCCtgcgttgctggtgggaatgtaacaaGGCAGCTGCTGTAGGAAAAAGTCTGACAGTGCTGTGGAAAGTTAAACACAAAGTTTCcctgtgactcagcaattccattcccaggtttaaccaaaagaaatgaaaacatatgttcacaaaaaattTGTACGCAAATGTTCTTGGCAACACTGttgccaaaaagtagaaataacccaaacatccgtcaactgatgaatggataaaacaaaacGCAGTGTATCCATATAACGGGAtattacttggccataaaaaaggaatgaagttctgatacatgctacatggATAATCCTCAAAGACATTTATGCTAAattaaagaagccagatacaaaatgacattgtttgattccatttatatgagatacctagaataagcaaattcagagaaggaaagtagattagaggttaccaggagctgggagTTATAATTACCAGGAACTTAAGGGTTATAGTTTCCATTTTGTGtaatgaaaaaattttggaaatatataGTAATGATAggtgtacaacattgtgaatataattaatgccactgaattgtacactttaaaaagtacatgatttatttttacactttaaaaaatggttaaaatgggaaATATTGTGTTATGTATAGTTTTatcgcgcgcgcacacacacacacacacacacacacacaaagaaaggaaaagaagagagatagAGAAGTACTGGTACCTGCTATAACATGGGTGAACTTGGAAAACATTAGGTGAAGAAAGCCAGAcccaaaaggccacatattgaattgttctatttatatgaattatcccaaataaataaatctgtagagacagataGTAGGTTAGTAATAGGGGGAGGGCTGAGAGGGAGAAGAAGGGTTGGGAAGAAATGTGGGGTGACTGCTAAAGAGTACATCTTTTTcgggtgatgaaaatgctctggAATTTAGGGGTGATGGTTACAAAACTTCTATATACTAAAAAAGTGAACTGTACATTTTAAGAGTActatggtatgtgaattttaCTCGAAACAATTTTAAGTGAGTGTCTAAGATGAACAATAAAGTTTTTCTGACATGAAatgttagaaattttttttattacttgtcCGTATTAAGCACCAGCTTAAGACTGCAGAAAACTTCTATCACCGTTGACAACgtgctgtcccctcccccacccgaaTTCTTGATCAAAAGCTTTTTGAGTACAGACAGCTCTTCTCTCTTCTGTAGAAAACTTTatgaaataaaggcaaaaaacTGTGTACATCTCGCTGGAAAATGCTGCCCAGGGCTCTGGCCACGGTGGCTGTCCCGGCTCCCTTCACTGTCCAGGTCCTGAAAGACTCTTGTTCATGAACTGTCTCTTCACAAAGCAAGTCCACCACTAACAAGGAAATGAACAGTGGGGGTCAAATCACAATGCAATTTGAAGGCAAAGTCAGaattcaaatttattaaataataaaatttaatattagtaTGGCATCTCTTACATTATAAACTTCTCCGAGGcacatgtaaaaaatttttttaaacttacaggTCACTCAAAATGACAATAGTATTAATGTAATACATACAAGATATCTCACACAAAAAACCTGTTCTATGGGTTTACAATGCCCTGGCATAAGAATACAcaactaaaattttattatatgtaattcATTATTCAGTGTGACTCAGTGAACTCCTATCACATTCTAGGCACATACTCAAAGTCAAGCAACACTGCAACacagaaactaaaaaatatttaattgaaaatatttttaataataaaaaatattctcgCGATGGAAGACCTTAGTGTGTTTAATGGTGGCTACAGGATAAAAGGTAATTTACCAATTAAATAGGCAAAAAAGAGGGTCTTACCTTGCTGGGTTTATCATTCTGAGGGTCAAAAACTTTCTCACAAAGTCTCAGTCCAGTCTCTTGCCTTAGCTGTTGTAAGTAGGCTCTCATCACTTctacaacagaataaaaaaagtaCAATTAAGAATATATCCCAAATGCGCTGGTTGCAGGTCTGGACACTGACCttaccaatacatttttgtacactcGAACAggataagaaacagaaatgacaGTCCAAATGGTTTTATAACTATATTCAATTTGCTTCAACAGATTTTCTTCATGTTACAATCATTGCCGAGAACCTTTTGTGAAAGTGACTAGTTAGGTAATGTACTCTCCATCTGTGTGTTAGTCAAGGCAAGAAAAGGAGGCAGGCAGAAAGTCAAATGGAGAAAATCTTCTTGTGCCAGGAGAGAAAGGATGGAGACCCTGTTCTTACCATCTTCCTGTTTGTTTGCAGGTTTGGCATAAATTGCATTAAGTGGAAAACCAGGCTCTCCAGGAATAGGAAAATTAGTGATTCCCAGTGTATACATTTCTTTCTCGCCTTGGCTTTTGGAattgcactaaaaaaaaaaaaaaaaaaaaaattatacacacacatattttacagGGAAAGGAATAATAATGTTTAAATTGCAAATTTTTAGTCTAAGTATTAACACCTAAGGCTGGGGTAAAACATTTTTGGTGCCCAAATCTGCAATCAATAAAGCCTGTGAACCCCTTCTCCTAACAAtgtttcaaatgaataaaataaatagaattaagaGAAACCAATTAtagtaaaatacaattaaaatattaaaaaccaatTTATGACATAGTCACACATGTGTTCTTGATTAATGCACTAAATAGTACGATTTAGCAGTGGGCCTAATAACTAAATTTTGAACTAGTGATGCTtacaaacaaaatttcaaaatatcttctaatgtaattaaaaataccaTGAATTCTTCTGGGGAAAAGTCacaggtattattattaatactgtgGGTTGTTGCCTAcattaataattgaaataaatgctaaatttcagttagaagttaactgaaggaaaaatacaatttttttccccacttaagTTCATGGACCCTTGAATTAATCCTTGGACCCCAGGTTAAGAACCCCTGAGTTAGGGGCTTAAAGGAATTTCTTTGTCAAGATTTCTGTCTTGAGAAAATACATGCAAAGCCTTAAAACACCAATACCTTTATCTTCGTGCTAGTCAACTACACTATGAGTCCAGAGAACTGCATTCATATTTTCCTCCTAAGTCCACGCTCTAAGCGagaggaaatattttctatttattcttagAATCTCAAGAAATCCAGATGGTTAGGAGGGTAAATACCCATCAGTAATTTGCTTTCTTGATATATGATCATCCAAGTTTAATTACCTTTTGGAGTTTCTTTAGACACTCAGAAATGTAGAGAGTTATATATATCAAGGTCCTATCAGCTTCATTCtacagggaggaaaagaaaacttaaaaaacagtCCTCATCAAAACATAACAATCTCATGCAATGAATGAATTCAATCTTTATCTTTTGATTATCTACTGAAAACTGAGATATAGCACTGCTACTATAGCATCAAAAATTCCCACTCCCCAAATGCACAATCTTCTCAGACTCCTTTTCTGTCCCTGGCTCCAGGGAGGAGCCACCAGCTTCCACCCTGAGCTGTGTGGGAACTCCCCTGGCGCTGGCTTCCTGAGGGGCTGTGCCAACAGCCCCTCACTCTGTGTAGGAAGGAGAATTAACAAAGCTGCCTGGAAAGCCTGAGGCACACCATATggttggctaatttttaaaaaccctttcatTTCAGGATCTCTGCCGAGAACAGAAACATTCATTACTCTGAAGGAGGAAGCAATTATTTCACATGTGACTGTAAAGAGCTCCATAAGCCCAACACCTTGACCTCACAAAAGAAAGACGTGGAGAAGATGAATGGATGTTGATCAGATGTGGCACGAACTTCAGGTCCAATTTTACATAGATTTATAGgcaaaaaaccctaaaaaaaactatacattccttattttttttaagacattacCATATATGGGAAAGAATGAAATGTGGCAGAATTGTCATATTTATGTATACCTATTACAATATAACACTTGGTAGACCACCCATTAGATACAGAAAACACTCTATTAACACCACAAAATATTTAGACTACAATTCGTGCACCAAAAGCCTACAAATAAAGATTTCACACCCTGTCTGATCCCAAAAGGTCAAAGTTTGGCAAGGAGGGGTTGAAACTGTGTATTTTAGAATACCACTGAGAAAATTCGTTGACATTCCTTGTAACTTGTTCACAGGAGGAGCACAGAGaacttttttggttttcattttcccctctccttttctgCCACCACTTCTACCTTCCCCTTGACCACCCACCGCACAGGAACTAAcagcagaaagggagaaaaggaggttCAGGGAAGGATCAGGGTCATTCAAGCTTACTTCTCCATCTCAGGTCCAGGACATGGAAGCacgttacaaaaaaaaaataacagcatgtAGGATTTTTTTGGTTGTGGATTAGTCCCAAACAAAACACAGggctggcacataataggtgctaaattaatgttgaataaataaagatGTATCGAGACCCGGAGTTagcaaactttctctgtaaagggcagagagtgaatattttaggctttgtgggccatatagtCTTTGTcacaattactcaactctgctgctgtggtgtgaaagcagccatagataacatataaacaataaaactttatttacaaaaagaagtgGTGGGCTAGATTTGGCCCTCAGGTTATGGTTTACCAACCCCAGGTGTAGAttgtggaagaaaaaagatagaaactAATATTTATACAGAGTCCAACATTAGGCactgttctgaaatttaaaaatcacaagctcatatcattttattttctcctcacaGCAAACCCTGACTGCAAGGTAGATATTATCCCCATCAGAAAACTAAGTTATACATTAAAAGCTCTGTAATTTACCttaatttcatagtttttaaagAAGACATTGGCCTTGAAGTAATAGATGGCTTCATCCACAATATCTGTATCTTTTGCTAAGCAGGACACAAggggaaggaaaacagagaacATTAGCCCAATGCAAAAAACATGAAaggtataaagtaaaaaattccagccaggcactgtggctcacatttgtaattccaacactttgggaaactgatgagtttgagaccagcctgggcaacacttcAAGAACTGGTCTTTACAAAAGATAGTGGCATGCgtttctagtcccagctacttgggaggctgaggtgggaggatcacttgagccaagaaATTTGATGTTACAGCGAGCTATGGTCAAGCCAATACTCCAgcttgggagacagagtgagatcttgctttgttttgttttgttttttaaaaatgaagtccaAGCTCAACGGTCAACAGTTTTGGAGATGGATAAAATGAAATGAGGCTACTGAAATATAAAgtctttagaaataatttctagaaaaataagtagatggtttatttttatagctttatggtTTTTGTAAAAATTACACATGctcatcagaaaaagaaattcaatcaatacaaaagaaatttttgGTTGTCACCCTAAATGCCACTACCCAGAAATAACTACTATTAATACCTGGTGAACATCATTCGAGATCTCTCTCCATGTATTTATAGACTAAGACATACATAGACTAACaaaatgctttttcttaaaaagtattcaatataattttatttgaacttACATACTGTAGTTTCAGGGGGAAAAAGTCTCCATTATTTAGGAACATGCTGGGGTTCAGATAgacatctttctttttataaaaactatgACTTAAAATATACTTGTACCAGCTGTTCTAGGTGGTTATAGACTGAGAAAAGCCAGAAATACTGTCTTGACAAAGACAGATCTCATTACATAATTTCTCTGgcaatttttgtttcctttttttaattttgaaaaggtcAAAATCCCAGGGTCTTGATATCCGGCAGCTGGTTTCAGCAATGCCGAGacagttatttatatttcttgtcTGTGACTGCTATCCCTCTCACGCAGCAGAAATGCACAGTAACTCTGAAGCTTTAGTACTCTGCAATTCAGTTGTCTTCATCCCAGCTCAAGAATTTCAACAGAACTCTAACTCTAGACTTGTGTTCCTTCCCatctattttcttatctgtgaacAGAAAACTTCCTCAGAGGATTCTATAGTGTTTACAAAAACCAGCTAGTTCTTCTAAATGCAATGCTGGCAGGCGGTGGAGGCCATAGGATTCAGAACCTAGAAGAATACTCGGCACACAAAGGCATTCAAGAGATACCTACTGAATATAAATGATTCGATTAATGCTAAGTTATTCAGCTCACAGCACAGGCTCCACTCCAATTCAGTTCTAATCCAGTCTCCTGGGGAACAGCAACAAGGTCATTCCTTGTGTACAGAAACCATAAAGATCTGGTTTCTTAGGGTATCATTTTCCCTTTGGGACTAAAAAATTGCAAAAGTGGTAATCAGATTTATTCCATTCTGACTCAACTGCATCTTATGATATACTACATAGTATTTGTAACTATCTGAAAGCATTCTTCACAAGGAATCTGAACCAACACtgattcttattctttctttgcactgtaattttttttggagacaaggtctcactctgtcacccaggctggagtgcactggcctgatcacagctcactgcaacctagaacccctgggctcatgcaatcctcctgcctcagccttccaagtgtctgggactacaggcatgtgccaccacacctggctattattcttcaaaattttttagagacagggtctcactatgttgctcaggctggtctcaaactcctgtcctcaagcaatcctctggactcagcctcccaaagtgctgggattacaggcctgagccaccacgcctggccatgtaattcttatgttatttttcttccttcccagtctctttttttatctgttcctttttctcagaATCAAGTAAAGACTGTGGTGACTCACCAAACTTATTAAGTTTCCTGAGCTTTCAACtagtgttaaaaacaaaattaaattaagaagagGTCAGGTCAAATAGCCTGGCAGAGGAAAGGAGACAGGACCAGCACAGCAATGGTAATTATAACTATGGTCTTGGAAACCATGAATGGAACTCAGTTTAGACCCTTGCTGGGTGCATGGAAACCATATCTAATATAATACAAATTACAGTGTTGGCAGAACATCTCAGAATGTGTCAGAAGAGTCTTGGACAGTGTCTGAAAAAGAATAGGGCTTTCTGAACagtaaaatgtatttcataaagcagagtaccaaaaaacaaaacaaaacaaaacaaaacaaaaaaaacccaagaaacaaagcaaagaaataaaatttagaaaagtgaGAATAGAAATGAGTCATGTTACCTAGTGCACTCAAGATTTAAGACTGAGGTTATTGCTAAAAATGAAGATCCGGAAGAATGGATAGGAAGCAGATTTAGatggggaagaaataaaatattttttgtttgtgttttccagCTTGATGACAGAGAAAGGATGAGACACAGCATTCTACAGTGGCAGCAGCAGTAGATGAGTTCGAAAGAACTGATAGTAATTACAGGAATAGTGTCCAGAATTAAGCACATTTCCTCTCTCCTCACAATAAAATATCCTGGAGAAATTAAAGCATTAATAtggtttcctattttttattagtCCCAAGTATTCTGAGTTTCAAGAATTTCCTATTAAATGCAACATATAACCATGATCTTGAAAGGTCTAGAATGTAGTATCTATCAAGCAAACAGAATTTTTGACCAATCTGAGACAGAAGACCGAGCTAAGAATTTCCCTGATTTGATAATGTCAGAGGGTTGCTGGGCATTTCATACCAAAATTTGAAAGTAATGGGTTTACACTTACTCTCTCTAGGGGCAGGTCCTTTGAACTGACTTCTGATAGGTAACAGTGCCATGTTTCCAATGAGTTTGGTGTCAGGGTCCATGAGGGAAGAGTGGTAAGCCTGCAGAGGCAAGGCAGGAAAGAATATAGAAGCAGAAATACAGCAAATGTCGCTGGGGCAGACAACTACAttcccccaaaggaaaaaaagagtaaccCACCCGAGATTAACGAGGcgagggagaggaaggaatggtAGCAGCACTGTGCTGGAGCTGCCTCTTTCTGGCTCaccaattgttaaattttcatgaattttgCAAGCGGTTGTTAAACACAGCCATTctcaaaaattatacaaatttacaattaaataaattatattaaaaacaaaggtaacaaGTACTCATCActtcctaaatttttaaaattacattttactgTTGTCTATGTTCTTCAGGTTATTATAGAGGAAATACTATTAATGGGGTGCCACTGGGCATCTCTTCCAATTCCACGTTCAGTGACATCACACTGGTACCTAGTAGGAGTATTTCCACTACAGAAAGGCAAACGCCATATAAATGAGGGCACTACCCTCCAGGTAAACCAGGACCCAAGCACTAGCgtttcagctctgccacttcctggctttATGTCTTTGACCAAGACATCACTTTTCTTCTCTTAGCCTGTTTCcaaatttgtaaaatgaggatgtatACTGCCTTCAGTGAGTTAAGGGACGGGGGAAAATTACATTTATGAGAGCAATTTGTATGCTGATTCCTAGTTCTGCTTTTTACAAGACAACACTGAGCCCATTCacgtattcattcattcaccaaatgaTTGCTAAGCACGTGCTATGTGCAAGACACTGTGATATGGTATATACAGACCAGTATGACTCTCATCCTTGAAGAACTTTCAGGCTAATGGAGAAGGCAGACACAAAATAAGTAATCACAAGGTAAGTCCAGGGTGCTCTATGTGCAACTAGAATCAGCAAAGAACTTTTAAAGAGTCCTGGCTTAAAATCTGGCTTTATCACTAGTATGCAAccttgtgcaagttacttaaattctctgagccacagttgcCTCTTCTGCAAAATAGGAATGATAGCATCTACTTCATAGGGTCCGTGTGAGGATCAAACGGGATATTTTATAAAGTGTGTAGCTCAGGGCCTGCCCGGCACTCCTCAGGAGTCAAATAGTAACTGTGGAATTCATCAGATATATATCTCTATACCTTGCTCCTTTTCATCACAGGTATCCTTTATGTAAAGCAGCCTCCACCCTCCCCTTCACCAGTGAACTGTCTTGCTATTCATCTCTTTCCTCCGTAGCATTTGTCACTATCTGAAACTATCAGCATCTCCTTTACTCATGTTTACACTTTTATTGTCTTGTCTCCTCTCCCCTCAAGAGTAGGGATTTGTTGGTCTTATTCACTGCTGCAATATTGCTCCGctatagatgctcagtaatgttTGCTGAATGTAATCACATGTCACCGAACCACCTTTTTCCTAATCCGCAAGATGGAGACCATGATGGTGATATATCTCCCCCACAGCTCGGCTGTCAGAAATTAAGGACAATCAGACCATCATCAATTTTTACTCCCACTCAGATGCACACGAAAACGGAAACATTTGGAAGTCAGGCGCCGACCTTGACTCTGAGGGCCCTAAATCCAGCTGGCTCTGGGGGTGGCCGCCACTGCCGGGGCGACACAGGAGTCCGGGAAGtgggttttgacagatgacaAACAGCAGGCGGACCCGTCCCCTGGGGCGGAGGAGGAAGTGGGCCCGACAGGAAAAAGAGAAGCTGGACTGTagacttgaaaaatgaaaaataagcgCAGCCCTTGGCTTGGCGGCTC includes:
- the ARPC3 gene encoding actin-related protein 2/3 complex subunit 3 isoform X2, which codes for MPAYHSSLMDPDTKLIGNMALLPIRSQFKGPAPRETKDTDIVDEAIYYFKANVFFKNYEIKNEADRTLIYITLYISECLKKLQKCNSKSQGEKEMYTLGITNFPIPGEPGFPLNAIYAKPANKQEDVMRAYLQQLRQETGLRLCEKVFDPQNDKPSKWWTCFVKRQFMNKSLSGPGQ
- the ARPC3 gene encoding actin-related protein 2/3 complex subunit 3 isoform X1, producing the protein MPAYHSSLMDPDTKLIGNMALLPIRSQFKGPAPRETKDTDIVDEAIYYFKANVFFKNYEIKNEADRTLIYITLYISECLKKLQKCNSKSQGEKEMYTLGITNFPIPGEPGFPLNAIYAKPANKQEDEVMRAYLQQLRQETGLRLCEKVFDPQNDKPSKWWTCFVKRQFMNKSLSGPGQ